From Deltaproteobacteria bacterium, a single genomic window includes:
- a CDS encoding 4Fe-4S dicluster domain-containing protein, whose protein sequence is MRKQYGALVVGAGIAGIRAALDLAVTGHKVALIDKSPSHGGILTQLDYQFPSDHCGMCRMLPLMNRDSASQFCLRKGLFHDNIDLMLSTELASLEGEPGKFFVSLKRRSPLVNPNKCVSCGKCSEVCPVRVPSEFNAGLTQRAAIHLPVPHAIPNHYVLDLDNCIRCWKCHEVCPTGAIDLKFEERARFGILIADEDPDVRALVRESLEHLRFPVLEAASGQEALDLLEGGADVGFLLVGLNLTGVDAQRVMARGRELRPDLPVSVLAEPGQEETAADLVRRGARDTLMKPLAAKTFVPWLDKHYMRIVSDTTEELQVSAVILAGGFQCYHPDMDPNGGRDVWGYGHPAVLTAVEFERLMSGTGPTGGKLLRPGDGKPVRSIAWIQCVGSRDVQKNANFCSSVCCMFSMKEAMLAKKATGGEVDTTIFYMDMRTFGKGWDDYRQRAVDNGVRFVRTRPHSVVPTEDGGVALECLLEDGERHHEAFDMVVLAVGARPPAGMDAFAVTAGIDTNEWGFCQTQPYAPERTSRVGVFAAGAFGEPKDISESVMQAGAASEAAARMIKIYDVLGPAPPAPEPEYPDVSREPARTMIAVCTSCPTLGKCVDLEALTNTVARVHSVHDVVHVGQACTEQGWTQIREAAVANKPNRILIGACMPYAYIPRLKELGRTVGLNPALMDVVDVHTPTFSGRDAVDVAREIFSTLSMAVAKLQGADPTPPSVMVDVSRSALVVGGGLAGMTAAMAIADQGYGVCLVEAEEELGGMAKRLFTQLDGTDPRKYMEDLVAQVEKHPRIKVFKDSRVVLSRGSAGRFRSAISGDSGIFPLEHGVTILATGGHEAKIYESGFCVHKSVMTHFGLEEKLSSGALDVGVLKAVAMIQCWRSRDGGERNYCSRICCPEMLKNVLTMKERNPDLPIYVFYRDIMAQGFLESYYTRARQAGVIFIRYDLDNPPQVAFTDGKPVITALDPVLGAQIRVEADILSLSSGVEPNDVEDLTEIFGVEVDKNGFFQEADSKWRPVEFMKQGIYMCGLAHSPRRMADAVASAKAAAQRAMRILAAGKVARENVVAVVRPSLCSLCQACIAACPYGARSVDLENEVVRVDEMLCQGCGACAAVCPNSATVLGSYHDGPMMAVIDAALEQLA, encoded by the coding sequence ATGCGGAAACAATACGGCGCTTTGGTAGTGGGTGCGGGTATCGCCGGCATCCGGGCGGCCCTGGATCTGGCCGTGACCGGTCACAAGGTGGCACTGATCGACAAGAGCCCCAGCCATGGCGGCATCCTGACCCAGTTGGATTATCAGTTTCCTTCGGACCATTGCGGCATGTGCCGGATGCTGCCGCTCATGAACCGCGACTCGGCCAGCCAATTCTGTCTGCGCAAGGGGCTGTTTCACGACAATATTGATCTTATGCTGTCCACGGAGCTGGCCTCCCTGGAAGGCGAGCCGGGTAAGTTCTTCGTCAGCCTGAAGCGGCGTTCGCCGCTGGTCAATCCGAACAAATGCGTCAGTTGCGGCAAGTGTTCGGAGGTTTGCCCGGTGCGTGTGCCAAGCGAGTTCAACGCCGGCCTGACGCAGCGTGCGGCCATTCATCTGCCCGTGCCCCATGCCATCCCCAACCATTATGTTCTTGATCTGGACAACTGCATCCGCTGTTGGAAGTGCCATGAGGTCTGTCCCACCGGGGCCATTGATCTTAAGTTCGAGGAGCGGGCGCGGTTTGGCATCCTTATCGCCGACGAGGATCCGGACGTGCGCGCCTTGGTCCGCGAAAGCCTGGAGCATCTGCGCTTCCCGGTTCTGGAGGCGGCCAGCGGCCAGGAGGCCCTGGATCTGCTTGAAGGCGGCGCGGATGTCGGATTCCTGCTTGTCGGGCTCAACCTGACCGGCGTGGACGCCCAGCGTGTCATGGCCCGTGGCCGGGAACTGCGGCCGGATCTGCCCGTGTCCGTCCTGGCCGAACCCGGCCAGGAAGAGACGGCCGCGGATCTGGTGCGGCGCGGCGCGCGCGACACGCTCATGAAGCCGCTGGCCGCCAAGACCTTCGTGCCCTGGCTGGACAAGCACTACATGCGCATCGTGTCCGACACCACCGAGGAATTGCAGGTCAGCGCCGTGATTCTGGCCGGCGGATTCCAGTGCTACCATCCGGACATGGATCCCAATGGTGGCCGCGACGTGTGGGGTTACGGCCATCCGGCCGTGCTCACGGCCGTGGAGTTCGAGCGCCTCATGAGCGGCACGGGCCCAACGGGCGGCAAATTGCTGCGGCCCGGTGACGGCAAGCCCGTGCGTTCCATCGCCTGGATTCAATGCGTGGGCTCGCGCGACGTGCAAAAGAACGCCAATTTCTGTTCCTCGGTCTGCTGCATGTTCTCCATGAAGGAGGCCATGCTGGCCAAGAAGGCCACGGGCGGCGAGGTGGACACGACCATCTTCTACATGGACATGCGCACCTTCGGCAAAGGCTGGGACGATTACAGGCAGCGGGCCGTGGACAACGGTGTGCGTTTCGTGCGCACCCGCCCCCATTCGGTCGTGCCCACGGAGGATGGCGGAGTGGCTTTGGAATGTCTGCTTGAAGACGGCGAGCGCCATCACGAGGCCTTCGACATGGTCGTTCTGGCCGTTGGCGCCCGGCCTCCGGCGGGCATGGATGCTTTTGCCGTGACAGCGGGCATCGACACCAACGAATGGGGATTTTGCCAGACCCAGCCCTATGCGCCCGAGCGCACCAGCCGGGTTGGCGTGTTCGCGGCCGGAGCCTTTGGCGAACCCAAGGATATCTCCGAATCCGTCATGCAGGCCGGGGCCGCGTCCGAGGCGGCGGCGCGCATGATCAAGATTTATGATGTGCTCGGACCGGCCCCGCCCGCTCCGGAACCGGAATACCCGGACGTTTCCCGCGAGCCGGCGCGGACCATGATCGCCGTGTGCACGTCCTGTCCGACCCTGGGCAAATGCGTGGATCTGGAAGCCCTGACCAACACCGTGGCCCGCGTGCATTCGGTGCATGACGTGGTTCATGTCGGTCAGGCCTGCACCGAACAGGGCTGGACGCAAATTCGCGAGGCCGCGGTGGCCAACAAGCCCAATCGGATTTTGATCGGGGCATGCATGCCCTATGCCTACATTCCGCGCCTCAAGGAGCTCGGGCGGACTGTTGGGCTCAACCCGGCCCTCATGGACGTGGTCGATGTCCACACGCCGACGTTCAGTGGCCGCGACGCCGTGGACGTGGCGCGCGAGATTTTTTCCACTCTGTCCATGGCCGTGGCCAAGCTTCAGGGTGCGGACCCCACGCCGCCGTCGGTCATGGTTGACGTGTCCCGTTCGGCCCTGGTGGTCGGCGGCGGGCTGGCCGGCATGACGGCGGCCATGGCCATCGCGGATCAGGGTTATGGAGTCTGCCTGGTGGAGGCCGAGGAGGAGTTGGGCGGCATGGCCAAGCGGCTGTTCACCCAGCTCGATGGCACGGACCCGCGCAAATACATGGAAGACCTGGTGGCCCAGGTGGAGAAGCATCCCCGGATCAAGGTTTTCAAGGATTCCCGGGTGGTGCTGTCGCGCGGCAGCGCCGGGCGCTTCCGGTCGGCCATCAGCGGCGATTCCGGAATCTTCCCCCTGGAACATGGCGTGACCATCCTGGCAACGGGCGGGCATGAGGCCAAGATCTACGAAAGCGGCTTCTGCGTGCACAAGTCGGTCATGACCCATTTCGGGCTGGAGGAAAAACTGTCCAGCGGCGCCCTGGACGTCGGCGTTCTCAAGGCCGTGGCCATGATCCAGTGCTGGCGTTCCCGCGACGGTGGCGAGCGCAACTACTGCAGCCGCATCTGCTGCCCGGAAATGCTCAAGAACGTGTTGACCATGAAGGAGCGCAACCCCGATCTGCCCATTTATGTCTTTTATCGCGACATCATGGCCCAGGGCTTTTTGGAGTCCTACTACACGCGGGCGCGTCAGGCCGGCGTGATCTTCATCCGCTACGATTTGGACAATCCGCCCCAGGTTGCCTTTACCGACGGCAAGCCCGTCATCACGGCCCTGGACCCGGTTTTGGGCGCCCAGATTCGTGTCGAGGCGGACATTTTGTCCCTGTCCAGCGGCGTGGAACCCAACGACGTGGAAGACCTGACGGAAATCTTCGGGGTGGAAGTGGATAAGAACGGATTCTTCCAGGAGGCCGACAGCAAATGGCGGCCGGTGGAGTTCATGAAGCAGGGCATCTATATGTGCGGTCTGGCCCATTCGCCCCGTCGCATGGCCGATGCCGTGGCCTCGGCCAAGGCCGCGGCCCAGCGGGCCATGCGCATCCTGGCCGCGGGCAAGGTTGCCCGCGAGAACGTGGTGGCCGTGGTCCGTCCGTCCTTGTGCTCCTTGTGTCAGGCCTGCATCGCGGCCTGTCCCTACGGGGCGCGCAGCGTGGACCTGGAAAACGAGGTGGTCCGGGTGGACGAGATGCTTTGTCAGGGTTGCGGTGCCTGCGCGGCCGTGTGCCCAAACAGCGCCACGGTGCTGGGCAGCTACCATGACGGCCCGATGATGGCGGTGATCGACGCCGCCCTGGAACAACTGGCGTAA
- a CDS encoding CoB--CoM heterodisulfide reductase iron-sulfur subunit A family protein, with protein sequence MANRIGVYVCHCGSNIAGKVDCPDVAKFAAGLKNVAVSRDYQFMCSDPGQEMIIRDIREHGLDRVVVASCSPRLHEKTFQKACARGGLNPYLMQHCCIREHCSWVTADKVEATRKAKHIVEAAVRRVGRHQELHSREVGVLPDVMVVGAGIAGIQAALDIAKSGHRVILVEQSPSIGGHMAQFDKTFPTLDCAACISTPKMVAVAQEPNIELLTWTEVEEVSGFVGNYTVTVRRKARYVREDMCTGCGACLEKCPTKVLSEFEEGIGMRRAIYRNSPQAVPSTPVIDAAHCKMLTKGKCGICQKTCPTGAIDFTMQDRRETYHVGSVVLATGYDTMDPTPMVEYGFGRYPEVYTALQFERLNNAVGPTGGKIVMKNGEMPKSVGIIHCVGSRDKNYHEYCSRTCCMYALKYDHLIKDKVGHGCDVYNFYIDMRCFGKGYEEFYRRVQEEGVTFVRCRPAEVVQEDGKLVVVGEDTLLGVHIRVPVDMVILCTAMEARKDCTDVARVFGVAQGRDGFFLEEHPKLGPVSTASDGIYLAGTCQGPKDIPDAVAHASGGAAQALALAARGVVSISPTTSWINPDVCIGCKVCIGLCPYSAIEFDERRHIAVINEAMCKGCGSCAGYCPSGAAQVKHFRQTQVFNEIDGMLDPLPDFTMPAGDVSVTANQAGA encoded by the coding sequence ATGGCCAACAGGATCGGGGTGTATGTCTGTCATTGCGGGTCCAACATCGCGGGCAAGGTGGATTGTCCGGATGTGGCCAAGTTCGCGGCGGGGCTCAAAAACGTCGCGGTTTCGCGGGATTACCAGTTCATGTGCTCGGATCCCGGCCAGGAGATGATCATCCGGGACATCCGCGAGCACGGGCTGGACCGGGTCGTGGTCGCGTCCTGTTCGCCCCGCCTGCACGAGAAGACGTTTCAGAAGGCCTGCGCCCGGGGCGGCCTCAACCCCTACCTCATGCAGCACTGCTGCATCCGTGAACACTGTTCCTGGGTCACTGCGGACAAGGTCGAGGCCACGCGCAAGGCCAAGCATATTGTCGAGGCGGCGGTGCGTCGGGTCGGCAGACACCAGGAGCTGCATTCCCGCGAAGTCGGTGTCCTGCCCGATGTGATGGTCGTGGGCGCGGGCATCGCCGGCATCCAGGCCGCCCTTGATATCGCCAAATCCGGACACAGGGTCATTTTGGTCGAACAATCCCCGTCCATCGGCGGGCACATGGCCCAGTTCGATAAAACTTTTCCCACCCTGGATTGCGCGGCCTGTATTTCCACGCCCAAGATGGTGGCCGTGGCCCAGGAACCCAACATCGAACTTCTGACCTGGACCGAGGTGGAAGAGGTTTCGGGTTTTGTCGGCAACTATACGGTCACTGTCCGACGCAAGGCGAGATATGTGCGCGAGGACATGTGCACCGGTTGCGGCGCCTGTCTGGAAAAATGTCCGACCAAGGTTCTCAGTGAATTCGAGGAAGGCATCGGCATGCGCCGGGCCATTTACCGCAATTCCCCCCAGGCCGTGCCCAGTACGCCGGTTATCGACGCCGCCCACTGTAAAATGCTGACCAAGGGCAAGTGCGGCATCTGCCAGAAAACCTGTCCCACCGGCGCCATTGATTTCACCATGCAGGACCGCCGCGAGACCTATCACGTCGGCAGCGTGGTTCTGGCCACCGGGTACGACACCATGGACCCGACGCCCATGGTCGAATACGGCTTTGGCCGCTATCCGGAAGTTTATACCGCCCTGCAGTTCGAGCGCCTGAACAACGCCGTGGGGCCGACCGGCGGAAAAATCGTCATGAAAAACGGCGAAATGCCCAAGAGCGTCGGCATCATTCACTGCGTCGGCAGCCGCGACAAGAACTACCACGAATACTGTTCCCGCACCTGCTGTATGTACGCCCTCAAGTACGACCATCTCATCAAGGACAAGGTCGGCCATGGGTGCGACGTCTACAATTTCTACATCGACATGCGTTGTTTCGGCAAAGGCTACGAGGAATTCTACCGCCGGGTCCAGGAAGAGGGCGTGACCTTCGTGCGCTGCCGGCCCGCGGAAGTGGTCCAGGAAGACGGCAAGCTCGTGGTCGTGGGCGAGGACACCCTGCTTGGGGTCCATATCCGCGTGCCCGTGGACATGGTTATTCTGTGCACGGCCATGGAGGCCCGCAAGGACTGCACGGACGTGGCCCGCGTTTTCGGCGTGGCCCAGGGTCGGGACGGATTTTTCCTGGAAGAGCACCCCAAGCTCGGACCCGTGTCCACGGCCTCGGACGGCATCTACCTGGCCGGAACCTGTCAGGGCCCCAAGGATATCCCCGACGCCGTGGCTCATGCCTCGGGCGGAGCCGCCCAGGCCCTGGCCCTGGCCGCGCGCGGCGTGGTGTCCATTTCTCCGACAACCTCGTGGATCAACCCGGACGTGTGCATCGGGTGCAAGGTCTGCATCGGTCTGTGTCCGTATTCGGCCATAGAATTCGACGAGCGTCGCCATATCGCTGTCATCAATGAGGCCATGTGCAAGGGCTGCGGCAGCTGCGCCGGGTACTGTCCGAGCGGAGCGGCCCAGGTGAAGCACTTCCGTCAAACCCAGGTTTTCAATGAAATCGATGGTATGTTGGACCCGTTGCCGGATTTCACGATGCCGGCCGGGGACGTTTCCGTAACCGCGAACCAAGCAGGGGCGTGA
- a CDS encoding hydrogenase iron-sulfur subunit encodes MNQEFEPAILAFVCNWCTYTAADLAGTSRMTQQPNVRLVRMMCTGMVDPKYVIKALLSGADGVLVSGCHPGDCHYINGNYKARRRVRLLNEILEQFGIDKRRVRLTWVGASEGNEFAATVNNFINDIKELGPLDSRGMAAL; translated from the coding sequence ATGAATCAGGAATTCGAACCCGCCATTCTGGCCTTTGTCTGCAACTGGTGTACGTACACGGCCGCCGACCTGGCCGGCACCTCGCGCATGACCCAGCAGCCCAATGTGCGGCTGGTGCGCATGATGTGCACGGGCATGGTCGACCCCAAATACGTCATCAAGGCCCTGCTTTCGGGAGCGGATGGCGTTCTCGTCAGTGGCTGTCATCCAGGGGACTGCCACTACATCAATGGCAACTACAAGGCCCGCCGGCGGGTACGCCTGTTGAACGAGATTCTGGAACAATTCGGCATCGACAAGCGCCGGGTGCGCCTGACCTGGGTCGGCGCCAGCGAGGGCAACGAATTCGCGGCCACGGTCAATAATTTCATCAACGACATCAAAGAACTGGGGCCCCTGGATAGTCGGGGCATGGCAGCTCTGTAG
- a CDS encoding 4Fe-4S dicluster domain-containing protein, with translation MNQTKPQAWSPDPETREILAELRGELGACMQCGTCTASCPNGFAMDVTPRQMWRMVQFGMLDRILESRTFWMCSSCYMCTLRCPRGLKLTRAMGALKRLARLRGTWKVRKNSAFYDAFMDNVEKYGRVQETSLMPGYFLKSRDPLLPLHYLPLGVRMMRVGKLHVPDTSQKGRLKELFAKVREMEDQS, from the coding sequence ATGAACCAGACGAAACCCCAGGCCTGGAGCCCGGACCCCGAAACCCGGGAGATTCTTGCGGAACTGCGCGGGGAACTCGGGGCCTGCATGCAATGCGGGACATGCACGGCATCGTGCCCCAATGGCTTCGCCATGGACGTCACGCCCCGCCAGATGTGGCGGATGGTGCAGTTCGGGATGCTGGACCGCATTCTGGAAAGCAGGACATTTTGGATGTGTTCGTCCTGCTACATGTGCACCTTGCGCTGCCCGCGCGGTCTCAAGCTGACCCGCGCCATGGGCGCCCTGAAGCGCTTGGCCCGGCTGCGCGGAACGTGGAAGGTGCGCAAGAACAGCGCTTTTTACGACGCCTTCATGGACAACGTGGAAAAATACGGCCGCGTGCAGGAGACAAGCCTCATGCCCGGCTATTTTCTGAAAAGCCGCGACCCGCTGCTGCCTTTGCACTACCTGCCCCTGGGTGTGCGTATGATGCGGGTCGGCAAGCTGCATGTCCCCGACACCAGTCAGAAGGGCCGCCTCAAGGAGCTTTTCGCCAAGGTGCGGGAAATGGAGGACCAGTCATGA
- a CDS encoding formate dehydrogenase, producing the protein MATTARIEVDGQGPVRALQKFFKDLLGDASLSGIMLPVHLFNHGMPMPTLVTDPEMLDRADPLAPAFPMNSARLVSRLTKGPLGERVAVVMRPCEIRAFIELVKLNQGSMEEIILIGVDCLGVYDNVHYGEFVGQREAMAASVDFHTAMAKGEVPAGPALASACRVCEYPAPQGADMVIGLFGGDPTKAVTVMAASARGEALLGAMNLPAGDSGEKRDAALKSLVETRIQARDAMMARVSEETSTLEKLADYLSGCVNCYNCRVACPVCYCKECVFNTDVFDHKPWQYLGWAKRKGSLKLPTDTVFYHLTRMAHMSTACIGCGQCSNACPNGIEVMELFRTVASRTQKSFGYEPGLSLDQAPPLTVFKEDEFQDTVSHLA; encoded by the coding sequence ATGGCCACCACTGCGCGCATTGAAGTCGACGGACAGGGTCCTGTCCGGGCCTTGCAGAAGTTTTTCAAGGATCTGCTGGGCGACGCGTCCCTGTCCGGAATCATGCTTCCGGTCCACCTTTTCAACCACGGCATGCCCATGCCAACCCTGGTCACCGATCCGGAAATGCTGGATCGGGCCGATCCCCTGGCGCCGGCCTTCCCCATGAACAGCGCCCGTCTGGTTTCCCGCCTGACCAAGGGCCCCTTGGGCGAGCGCGTCGCCGTTGTCATGCGGCCCTGCGAGATCCGGGCCTTTATCGAGCTGGTCAAGCTCAATCAGGGCTCCATGGAGGAAATCATCCTTATCGGCGTGGATTGCCTGGGCGTTTACGATAACGTCCATTACGGCGAATTTGTCGGCCAGCGCGAGGCCATGGCCGCCAGCGTCGATTTTCACACCGCCATGGCCAAGGGCGAGGTCCCGGCCGGTCCGGCCCTGGCCTCGGCCTGCCGGGTCTGTGAATATCCCGCGCCCCAGGGGGCGGACATGGTCATCGGACTGTTTGGCGGCGATCCGACCAAGGCCGTCACGGTCATGGCCGCCAGCGCCAGGGGCGAAGCCCTGCTCGGAGCCATGAACCTGCCGGCGGGGGATTCCGGGGAAAAGCGCGACGCGGCCCTCAAATCCCTGGTCGAGACCCGCATTCAGGCCCGCGACGCCATGATGGCCCGCGTGTCCGAAGAAACATCCACCCTGGAAAAGCTGGCCGATTATCTCTCCGGCTGCGTGAACTGCTACAACTGCCGGGTGGCCTGTCCGGTCTGCTACTGCAAGGAATGTGTCTTCAACACCGATGTCTTCGACCACAAGCCCTGGCAGTATCTGGGCTGGGCCAAGCGCAAGGGAAGCCTCAAGCTGCCCACGGACACGGTTTTTTACCACCTGACCCGCATGGCCCACATGAGCACGGCCTGTATCGGCTGCGGACAGTGTTCCAACGCCTGCCCCAACGGCATCGAGGTCATGGAGCTGTTCCGGACCGTGGCCAGCCGGACACAGAAGAGTTTCGGCTACGAACCCGGCCTGAGCCTGGATCAGGCTCCGCCGCTGACGGTATTCAAGGAAGACGAATTCCAGGACACGGTCTCGCACCTGGCATGA
- a CDS encoding transposase, producing the protein MKRKWDARTKARIVLEGLMGGNVNEICRVHDLRPGLYYKWRGYFLDHCHSVFEEQPRPPTQSDLVLENEKLKRLVGELTLELNKNIR; encoded by the coding sequence ATGAAACGCAAATGGGACGCCAGGACCAAGGCGCGGATAGTGCTCGAAGGACTCATGGGCGGAAATGTAAATGAAATTTGCCGCGTTCATGATCTCCGTCCAGGGCTGTATTATAAATGGCGTGGGTATTTTCTGGATCATTGCCATAGCGTGTTCGAAGAGCAACCCAGGCCGCCAACACAGTCTGATTTAGTCCTGGAGAACGAGAAACTCAAGCGATTGGTGGGTGAATTGACCCTGGAACTGAACAAAAACATTCGGTGA
- a CDS encoding disulfide reductase, producing the protein MRYAYYPGCSLRESAQEFDVSVRAVMDKLDVELIEIPDWTCCGASAAEPVSELMNYALPARNLALAEKELPGLSVLSPCSACYLNLYKVNREVVGNKVLHGRVNEALGACGLAYDGKVTVRHILDALVLDIGLDAVRERVVRDLNGMRVAPYYGCQVLRPYAAFDDPRHPVTMDQTLTAMGAKVHEWDMGARCCGASLMVTHPEVAMHSVAAILEAAEGADAIATVCPLCQMNLEAYQNESAAGGHHVPILYLTQLMGLAFGLEEPSVLLEKNMSLSGSIRAGIRDRAWRHESPGAEETAQESAKQP; encoded by the coding sequence ATGAGATACGCCTACTATCCGGGTTGTTCGCTGCGGGAGAGCGCCCAGGAGTTCGATGTGTCCGTGCGCGCCGTGATGGACAAGCTGGACGTGGAACTCATCGAAATACCGGACTGGACCTGTTGCGGCGCCAGCGCCGCCGAGCCGGTCAGCGAGCTCATGAATTACGCCCTGCCGGCCCGCAACCTGGCCCTGGCCGAAAAGGAATTGCCGGGACTGTCCGTTTTGTCTCCGTGCAGCGCCTGTTATCTTAACCTGTACAAGGTCAACCGGGAGGTGGTCGGCAACAAGGTTTTGCACGGCCGGGTCAACGAGGCCCTTGGCGCCTGCGGTCTGGCTTATGACGGCAAGGTGACGGTGCGGCACATCCTGGACGCCCTGGTCCTGGACATTGGCCTGGACGCCGTTCGGGAGCGGGTCGTGCGCGATCTGAACGGCATGCGCGTGGCTCCGTACTACGGCTGCCAGGTGCTGCGGCCGTATGCCGCCTTCGACGATCCGCGACATCCCGTGACCATGGACCAGACGCTTACGGCCATGGGGGCCAAGGTCCACGAATGGGACATGGGCGCGAGGTGCTGCGGGGCGTCGCTCATGGTCACGCACCCGGAAGTGGCCATGCATTCCGTGGCCGCCATTCTGGAGGCGGCCGAGGGTGCGGATGCCATCGCCACGGTCTGCCCTTTGTGTCAGATGAATCTGGAAGCCTACCAGAATGAATCGGCCGCCGGGGGCCACCATGTGCCCATTTTGTATCTGACCCAGCTCATGGGCCTGGCCTTTGGCCTGGAGGAACCGTCCGTGCTGTTGGAAAAGAACATGAGTCTGAGCGGGAGCATACGGGCCGGAATCAGGGATCGGGCCTGGCGGCATGAGTCGCCGGGCGCGGAGGAGACGGCCCAGGAATCAGCAAAGCAACCCTAA